One segment of Anopheles stephensi strain Indian chromosome 3, UCI_ANSTEP_V1.0, whole genome shotgun sequence DNA contains the following:
- the LOC118511202 gene encoding protein abrupt-like: MNFSTPLFPRICSPESVNTNVLSEATLSSKVSVIHVLKSGFQESILPSARRQYESKMSAQQQTFSLRWNDYSSYIADVFKSFRHEEDFVDVTLCCEGRKIRAHKMVLAACSNYFKVIFKETPCQHPIVLFKDVKYLDLVSLVDYMYHGEVQVTQDSLPSFFRTAELLAVRGLYDAPVAEQSIAPLVQQILDAQLHHMHNATDAVYYAPQQLNMESQAPVSRIKKTPTEIGLNSDNGHGASGAANSIMGHVPQQEQANSTLQPRQSSDGGVMISANTVAMATVEEQVVAQSSTSRSAQSSLPTAALQQLPESVMCPIRPVKKARVIHPTNYVPSPIKQEGNRNVTTTTTNPEPISNNESEMSDMASQHQDVEIPEFISGGNMQTLANATIEETVTQPSGFEVMREDPANHSEPRPIPEQSTDLKMPIVKMTLDDFSSDDEGDAARKEAIMESLGRVRQTKDKKHICPVCGKSFGTWKSLAMHSQIHTGRTRCSICGAVLSRTGNLKRHMKLRHAS; encoded by the coding sequence ATGAATTTTTCCACACCTTTGTTTCCGCGCATTTGTTCACCCGAATCAGTTAACACGAATGTACTCAGCGAAGCAACTTTATCTTCAAAGGTTTCCGTCATTCACGTTCTCAAAAGTGGTTTTCAAGAGAGTATTCTCCCCTCGGCTCGACGGCAATACGAATCGAAAATGAGCGCCCAACAACAAACATTTTCACTACGCTGGAACGATTATTCGTCGTACATAGCCGATGTATTCAAATCCTTTCGACACGAGGAGGATTTCGTGGACGTAACGCTGTGCTGTGAAGGGCGCAAGATACGGGCCCACAAGATGGTTCTGGCCGCTTGCAGCAACTACTTTAAAGTCATCTTCAAAGAAACCCCATGCCAGCATCCGATCGTCTTATTTAAAGATGTCAAGTATTTGGATCTCGTTTCGTTGGTCGATTATATGTACCATGGTGAGGTACAGGTGACGCAGGATTCGTTGCCATCCTTTTTCCGAACGGCTGAGCTGCTTGCGGTTCGTGGTTTATATGATGCGCCCGTGGCTGAACAATCAATAGCTCCGCTGGTCCAACAAATACTAGACGCGCAATTGCACCACATGCACAACGCAACGGATGCCGTTTACTACGCGCCACAGCAGCTCAACATGGAATCGCAGGCACCTGTTTCGCGGATCAAGAAAACACCTACAGAAATCGGTTTAAATTCGGATAATGGTCATGGTGCTAGCGGTGCTGCCAACTCGATAATGGGCCACGTACCGCAGCAGGAACAAGCCAACTCCACATTGCAACCGCGACAATCCTCGGATGGAGGTGTGATGATATCAGCCAACACCGTAGCTATGGCAACCGTTGAAGAACAGGTTGTTGCGCAGAGTTCAACATCGCGTTCGGCCCAAAGTAGCCTGCCGACAGCAGCCCTTCAGCAACTGCCGGAAAGTGTAATGTGCCCCATACGACCGGTAAAAAAAGCTCGAGTGATCCACCCAACAAATTATGTCCCATCCCCAATCAAGCAGGAAGGAAACCGTAATGTAACAACTACAACTACTAATCCAGAACCGATCAGCAACAACGAATCTGAAATGTCCGACATGGCATCACAACATCAAGACGTGGAAATTCCGGAATTCATCAGCGGTGGCAACATGCAAACGTTGGCTAACGCCACCATCGAGGAGACGGTCACGCAGCCGTCAGGCTTTGAAGTGATGCGTGAGGACCCTGCAAACCATTCGGAACCGCGGCCGATCCCAGAACAATCGACTGATTTGAAAATGCCAATCGTCAAAATGACTTTGGATGACTTTTCATCTGACGACGAGGGCGACGCTGCTCGCAAGGAAGCGATAATGGAGTCACTGGGCAGAGTAAGGCAGACAAAGGATAAAAAGCACATTTGTCCCGTTTGTGGCAAAAGCTTTGGGACCTGGAAATCGCTCGCTATGCACAGTCAAATTCACACTGGGCGCACCCGATGCAGCATCTGTGGCGCAGTACTATCGCGTACTGGCAATCTAAAGCGGCACATGAAGCTGCGGCATGCATCATAA